The nucleotide sequence TTTTGTTGAATGTAGAGTTGAGGGGGTTCTATATCTAGGACGGTACAAGCTTCTAACAATAATTTATGTAGATGCGGCAGTTGATTTTTGCCCACCAGGACGCTAGAGGCGATATTGTTGAGATAGAAAAATTGTTCGGCTACGGGTCCGAGTAAATTTCTCACTGCCAAATCTAAGCCGGGCAGTTGTTTTAACGCTTGAGTGGCTTGAAAATCGAGGGGATGACGAAACTCATCCGCCCTCAAACCAATTAATAGAGTTTTAGCAATGTCCATTGTTTAACTATCACCGATTAACCAGCTTTTAACTCGTTTCAAATTGTCCCAATCGGGTTTTCTGGTCAGTCCGTCTTCAATGTTTTCTTCTATATCTTGACGAATTTCGGCACTAAGGCTCATCATCTGTTGTACGGTTTCGATGTGGGAACGGACTCCGGTTTCTCCGGATTCTAACAAGGCTAGTACCAAATTGACGCGCGATTGGGGCACTCTAGCATCGAGTTTAACACTTTTTTGCGCGGCTTTGAGGGCGGATTTGGGTTTGTTTTCCAGAAGGTATAACCAAGCTAAACAGGCCCAGGCGGTGGGATTTTTGGGGGAGCGATCACAGATATCTTTAAATACTGGGATTAGCTCTGCGGCTGATTCTCCGGCTTTGTAGCGTTCTAGGGAGCTTTCAAATAATGAGTTAAGGGTTTCAGTCATGGGACAGTATTAAAATCATTCATGGATTCGGTGGGCACTAAACCCACCAAAACTCTATTAAACACCAAAAGACTTGCCACAGCCACAGGTTTGCGCGGCGTTGGGGTTAGTAAATTGGAAACCACCGCCGATCATGGCGTTGCTGTAATCTAGCATTAGACCGTAGAGATAGAGTAAGCTTTTTTTGTCTGAGACGATCTTAAAGCCGCCATAATCAAATACTTCGTCGTGTTCGCCAATTTGACTAGGGTCTTCAAAATCCATCATATAGGACATTCCTGAACAACCTCCTTGACGCACTCCGACTCTCAGACAGAGGTCTTTTCCTTGTTGGTCCCGTAACATCATCACGTGAGAGAGGGCGGCTTCGGATAGCTGAATGCCTTGTTGGGGTGCAGTTGCTTGTGTCATGGTTATTGAGTTTCTCCTATTTGAGGTTTTCGGTTAGTTTAAGGTCATCAATTAAGATCTATACCTGGGATAGAGAATTATTCCTACTTCTCTCCCGATTGCCTACTAGATTGCCACTTATTTCTATCTTAGCGGTTTCTAGTGCTTGACTACAGCATTTTTATGTAGATACCCTTAGTTTTGGGTTTTCTGCTGTGTTCGCTTTATAAGCTAAGACGCTTTTAAAGTTTGTAGGAGTTACGCACTGAGAAAGACTCACCAACCATTTTATGTCCCAAGCGAGCCGAAGCCCTAAAGATCGCTTAAGTACGTGACAGCTTATAGCCACTAATCACCTTTTTCTTCAACCTTTGTAAAATAGTATCCCGTCACGCCTGTTACTAATGTTCCTAAAAAGGTATAAATTGTTTTTGCAGATTCATTTAGGATTGTATTAGCGGATGCTAAGCTTTCCTTTTGTAATTTTTGTAATTCTATTAATTTATTTAATGTTTCTGGTTCAATTGAGTTTATATCGATTGATCCTGTTAAAGATGGTTTTAAATACCAATCAGGATCAATAGAAATCCAAATAGTTGCCGCTATATGGGCAACAACTACTACTGCCAAAATCACCCAAAGGGTTATTGCTAAGTAACTAGCTGTCTGGATTCTAACTTTTTTTGATTGAACTGTTAAGTCGTTGTCATCGGTATTGACTGCCAGTTTTTCAATTTGAATTTCATCGGTATTGACTGGCAGTTTTTTAATGTCGCTGTCAGAATCATTTGAAGAGGTCATATCTGCCATGCCCCCCAAATGTCCCCATTTGGTTCAGCTTCCCCTGTTCCTCCCATCGTAACAAGGTTCGGATTGAAACTCCCAATAATCAAAGTGGCTTGGCTTGCACTTACCCAATTGGTCATCTTGGTTAATTA is from Gloeothece verrucosa PCC 7822 and encodes:
- a CDS encoding tetratricopeptide repeat protein; its protein translation is MTETLNSLFESSLERYKAGESAAELIPVFKDICDRSPKNPTAWACLAWLYLLENKPKSALKAAQKSVKLDARVPQSRVNLVLALLESGETGVRSHIETVQQMMSLSAEIRQDIEENIEDGLTRKPDWDNLKRVKSWLIGDS
- a CDS encoding HesB/IscA family protein — its product is MTQATAPQQGIQLSEAALSHVMMLRDQQGKDLCLRVGVRQGGCSGMSYMMDFEDPSQIGEHDEVFDYGGFKIVSDKKSLLYLYGLMLDYSNAMIGGGFQFTNPNAAQTCGCGKSFGV